In one Dunckerocampus dactyliophorus isolate RoL2022-P2 chromosome 9, RoL_Ddac_1.1, whole genome shotgun sequence genomic region, the following are encoded:
- the lrrfip1a gene encoding uncharacterized protein lrrfip1a isoform X10, producing MSNMSNMGSQGTGRKRSSNKDRSTAEDDALNLIAKEAEARLAAKRAARAEAREIRMRELERQQKEIFQVQKKYYGLNTKVDDRVDDKWGDIEQWMEDSERYSRPSQVHTLSDDDERLSVGSRGSVRSDLDSVYGAGGSSLVPHKKSKKKKKHKHKDKDRNGYDDEYGVVSSRSSRLSDDSRVSRSSRGDLLASYASSNLYSLNGLSSTRNTGSTGAYQDNCGSVASYLRSAASSGGLPRDLDDVTIPDFSDVDDKDYLEKGSRAASALTATTLTSLGGSSSRRGSVDTAITVDAETAVREIKEIHELKDQIQDVESKYTQNLKEAKDALTEVEEKYRKAMVSNAQLDNEKNNLMYQVDTLKDSLMELEELLSESRREYEEKVKEFDREKHAHGVLQFQLAAMKETLKQSEELLNEIRQLRMKQDGFTREISDLQETVEWKDKKIGALERQKEYTDAIRIERDELREEVVKLKDILKKHGIVLGPDMSINGSAGETETEVSTSGDSAPQPAQDSSTFPAEGNSMLGSSVETQLRSSGKEEVDQEQHQDVFEEAQTSHFSSDRLSNTVHASLVESCSTQQSTEEQKMPLKDVNGGKSLEWQAEADELAVTKDCDELVLSSEFEENTDNGNEPQVNSDLEDRVATTKDIEDNSTTIFEEKPNKHKTIDESLSTKTHSYLQDVNHSESCSEEGHVRDLESCPPEDVINSEPCPQENVNNSVSCTQDIKDYESCPQENVNNSVSCTQDIKDYDSCPQEDVKDSESCPQENAKDSELCTREDVKDSASCTQEKYIKDSELCPQVENLKDSESESVPGVSNTELQCETENAEANNDDVEEIQIKAPLGGANAPLKKKKKKRRGKKKGGSLEERNQPKDNKEAARTYQESIQPEAVSKDDGSGTECSSEGRSFKHIKESSTDQVTKDIDQQHTAEQVEHIEASYFEQPNKSKMDQVSGEWNNEQHWKVEKEPGMDQVVKETDWQNADQADFAQLEHNETSNIQNPKESMMDLMLNADERNNEQNLEADKVKIEENISLTLQLSQTQSHHSADKQCLKQTWESVKVEVPEFSGADVLVDFVSSNTSTSLDGVDVLDDMATIDIVKTAPLEPDDHSESKNHLSVTMDSTAQCPEAPSKPSSATDSNSDMLIGLSDKGVLEKTSTSQKDEQPEAERVERSFSSENPNDGSVEKPKLSESKKENELLDLVKSENSSNDLDKVGTLVETQAEHFMERQTLLYEDQMDAAASDMEVQTQSSPEDAGHYISPLIVQRLSNEQLSSAGNLEEHKNGQSDRKSLTVQPLQESTAETNNISQPYEQDNEEQIEEDEEGQSFDFDDINTDVAVEIQTIEHSQQEEVEVGVDVLSDDNSDVLVQSSTNIEIVQENSQGKPMDGEVCADVATADKNLDVVALVQVEASSEKSVEEQEEKMQPQKMDAMDEQSFVAKDRQPSKAGEFGVLENTSEDQFHPQAASLPVEEALNVVEQLHEDLSATQVGGNRVTPPSGKDEKRNSKKGKSKGKDDCKMT from the exons GAGGACAGTGAGAGATACTCACGCCCCTCACAGGTGCACACG CTTTCAGATGACGATGAGCGCTTGTCAGTGGGAAGCCGAGGCAGTGTCAGG TCGGATCTTGATTCAGTTTATGGGGCAGGG GGCTCATCTTTGGTCCCGCATAAGAAgtccaagaaaaagaagaaacataAGCATAAAGATAAAGAT AGGAACGGCTATGATGATGAGTACGGTGTCGTGTCCAGCAGG AGTTCAAGACTGAGTGACGATAGCAGGGTCTCACGTTCATCCAGGGGAGACCTGTTG GCATCTTATGCTTCCTCTAACTTGTACAGCCTCAATGGTCTGTCCTCCACCAGGAACACAGGTTCAACTGGTGCGTACCAG GACAACTGTGGTTCTGTTGCCAGTTATTTAAGAAGCGCAGCCAGTAGCGGTGGCCTCCCCAGGGATCTGGACGATGTTACTATTCCTGATTTTTCTGAT GTAGATGACAAGGATTATCTTGAGAAA GGTTCCAGAGCAGCCTCTGCATTAACAGCAACAACTCTCACATCCCTCGGTGGATCTTCCTCACGGAGAGGAAGTGTAGACACTGCCATAACTGTGGATGCTGAGACTGCCGTGAGAGAAATAAAG GAAATTCATGAACTGAAGGATCAAATTCAAGATGTGGAATCCAAGTACACACAGAACCTAAAAGAAGCCAAG GATGCATTGACAGAGGTGGAAGAGAAGTATCGTAAGGCAATGGTATCCAACGCCCAGCTGGACAATGAGAAGAACAACCTCATGTACCAGGTGGATACGCTGAAGGACTCTCTGATGGAACTAGAGGAACTCCTGTCTGAGTCCCGGCGGGAGTATGAGGAGAAGGTCAAG GAATTTGATCGAGAGAAGCATGCCCACGGTGTGCTTCAGTTCCAGTTGGCAGCCATgaaagaaacactgaaacaaagtGAGGAGCTGCTAAAT GAGATCCGTCAGTTGCGTATGAAACAAGACGGTTTTACTAGAGAGATATCTGACCTACAAGAAACAGTGGAGTGGAAGGATAAGAAAATTGGG GCTTTAGAGCGACAGAAAGAATACACTGACGCAATCCGAATTGAGCGAGATGAGCTCAGAGAAGAGGTTGTGAAGCTGAAAGATATTCTAAAG AAACATGGAATAGTACTGGGACCTGATATGAGCATCAACGGCAGTGCTGGTGAGACAGAAACAGAAGTCAGCACCAGTGGAGACTCTGCTCCCCAACCGGCTCAGGATTCGTCCACTTTCCCAGCAGAGGGGAACAGCATGCTCG GAAGCTCAGTGGAGACTCAGTTGAGAAGTAGTGGAAAGGAAGAGGTGGATCAAGAGCAGCATCAAGACGTGTTTGAGGAAGCCCAGACCAGTCATTTCAGCTCTGATAGGCTCTCTAATACTGTTCACGCATCTTTAGTAGAATCCTGTAGCACACAACAGTCCACAGAAGAACAGAAAATGCCACTCAAAGACGTCAATGGTGGCAAAAGTCTGGAATGGCAGGCTGAAGCTGATGAACTTGCAGTCACAAAAGACTGTGATGAACTAGTTCTCAGCTCTGAGTTCGAAGAAAACACAGATAATGGAAATGAGCCACAAGTCAACTCAGATTTAGAAGACAGAGTAGCAACAACCAAAGATATTGAAGACAACTCCACCACCATCTTTGAGGAgaagccaaacaaacacaaaaccatAGACGAAAGTCTTTcgacaaaaacacattcataTCTACAAGACGTCAACCATTCTGAATCATGTTCCGAAGAAGGACATGTAAGAGATTTAGAATCATGTCCCCCGGAAGATGTCATTAATTCAGAACCATGTCCCCAAGAAAATGTCAACAATTCAGTATCATGTACACAAGATATCAAAGATTATGAATCATGTCCCCAAGAAAATGTCAACAATTCAGTGTCATGTACACAAGATATCAAAGATTATGACTCATGTCCCCAAGAAGATGTCAAAGATTCAGAATCATGTCCCCAGGAAAATGCCAAAGATTCTGAATTATGTACACGAGAAGATGTCAAAGATTCAGCGTCATGTACCCAAGAGAAATATATAAAAGATTCTGAATTGTGTCCCCAGGTAGAAAATCTCAAAGACTCAGAGTCTGAGTCTGTCCCAGGTGTATCAAATACTGAACTTCAATGTGAAACTGAAAATGCTGAGGCAAACAATGATGACGTtgaagaaatacaaataaaggctCCACTTGGAGGTGCTAATGCTCCtctgaaaaagaagaaaaagaagaggagaGGCAAAAAGAAAGGAGGGTCCCTTGAGGAAAGAAATCAACCAAAGGACAATAAGGAAGCTGCTAGAACATATCAAGAAAGCATCCAACCAGAAGCAGTTTCAAAGGATGATGGGTCAGGCACCGAATGTAGTAGTGAAGGtcgcagttttaaacacattaaAGAATCATCCACAGATCAGGTTACCAAAGACATCGATCAGCAACATACTGCTGAACAAGTGGAACATATTGAAGCCTCATATTTTGAACAACCAAATAAATCAAAGATGGATCAAGTTAGTGGTGAATGGAATAATGAACAGCATTGGAAAGTAGAGAAGGAACCAGGTATGGATCAAGTTGTGAAAGAGACAGACTGGCAAAATGCTGATCAAGCAGATTTCGCACAATTAGAACACAACGAAACCTCAAATATTCAAAACCCTAAAGAGTCAATGATGGATCTAATGTTGAATGCAGATGAACGAAATAATGAGCAGAATTTGGAAGCAGATAAAGTAAAGATAGAAGAAAACATTTCTCTCACTTTGCAACTCAGTCAGACACAAAGTCACCACAGTGCAGACAAACAGTGCTTGAAACAAACTTGGGAATCTGTGAAAGTAGAGGTTCCAGAGTTCAGTGGAGCGGATGTTCTTGTTGACTTTGTTAGTAGCAACACCTCCACAAGCCTTGACGGAGTTGACGTTTTAGATGACATGGCAACTATAGATATTGTCAAAACTGCTCCTCTTGAGCCTGATGACCATTCTGAAAGTAAAAATCACTTGTCTGTGACTATGGACTCTACTGCCCAATGCCCAGAGGCACCATCTAAGCCGTCTTCTGCCACTGACTCCAACAGTGACATGCTCATTGGGTTGTCTGACAAAGGTGTGCTAGAGAAAACTTCTACAAGCCAAAAGGATGAACAGCCAGAAGCAGAACGCGTAGAAAGATCATTTTCCTCTGAAAATCCTAATGATGGGTCAGTCGAAAAACCAAAACTGTCTGAAAGTAAGAAGGAAAATGAATTGTTAGATTTAGTCAAGTCAGAGAACTCCTCAAATGACCTTGACAAAGTTGGGACCCTTGTGGAGACTCAGGCTGAACATTTTATGGAAAGGCAGACATTGCTGTATGAAGATCAGATGGATGCTGCTGCCTCAGACATGGAGGTGCAGACACAAAGTTCTCCAGAAGATGCAGGACATTACATAAGTCCCCTGATTGTGCAGCGGCTTAGCAATGAGCAATTATCCTCTGCAGGTAATCTTGAGGagcacaaaaatggccaaaGTGACCGAAAAAGTCTTACTGTGCAGCCACTGCAGGAATCCACAGCTGAGACCAATAACATAAGTCAACCGTACGAGCAGGACAATGAGGAGCAAATCGAAGAAGATGAGGAAGGGCAGTCCTTTGATTTTGATGACATAAACACAGATGTAGCTGTAGAAATACAGACCATTGAACATTCACAGCAGGAGGAAGTTGAGGTGGGTGTTGATGTCCTGTCAGATGACAACAGTGATGTGTTGGTGCAGAGTTCAACAAATATTGAAATAGTACAAGAAAATTCCCAAGGGAAGCCAATGGATGGTGAGGTGTGTGCAGATGTAGCTACAGCAGACAAAAACTTGGATGTGGTGGCTTTGGTTCAAGTGGAAGCTTCATCTGAAAAAAGTGTGGAAGAGCAGGAGGAAAAGATGCAGccacagaagatggatgcaaTGGATGAGCAAAGCTTTGTTGCAAAAGACAGACAACCTTCCAAAGCTGGGGAGTTTGGTGTTCTAGAAAACACAAGTGAAGACCAATTCCACCCTCAGGCAGCATCTTTACCAGTAGAAGAAGCGTTAAATGTTGTTGAACAACTGCATGAAGATTTAAGTGCAACCCAAGTGGGCGGCAACAGAGTGACACCTCCCTCCGGAAAAGATGAGAAGAGAAATAGCAAGAAAGGCAAAAGCAAGGGCAAAGATGACTGCAAGATGACTTAG
- the lrrfip1a gene encoding uncharacterized protein lrrfip1a isoform X8 has translation MSNMSNMGSQGTGRKRSSNKDRSTAEDDALNLIAKEAEARLAAKRAARAEAREIRMRELERQQKEIFQVQKKYYGLNTKVDDRVDDKWGDIEQWMEDSERYSRPSQVHTLSDDDERLSVGSRGSVRSDLDSVYGAGGSSLVPHKKSKKKKKHKHKDKDRNGYDDEYGVVSSRSSRLSDDSRVSRSSRGDLLSALYEDNHCSGSQRVTGSGSHSLEYSSFHRSNSRTSSRANSARASPVDNCGSVASYLRSAASSGGLPRDLDDVTIPDFSDVDDKDYLEKGSRAASALTATTLTSLGGSSSRRGSVDTAITVDAETAVREIKEIHELKDQIQDVESKYTQNLKEAKDALTEVEEKYRKAMVSNAQLDNEKNNLMYQVDTLKDSLMELEELLSESRREYEEKVKEFDREKHAHGVLQFQLAAMKETLKQSEELLNEIRQLRMKQDGFTREISDLQETVEWKDKKIGALERQKEYTDAIRIERDELREEVVKLKDILKKHGIVLGPDMSINGSAGETETEVSTSGDSAPQPAQDSSTFPAEGNSMLGSSVETQLRSSGKEEVDQEQHQDVFEEAQTSHFSSDRLSNTVHASLVESCSTQQSTEEQKMPLKDVNGGKSLEWQAEADELAVTKDCDELVLSSEFEENTDNGNEPQVNSDLEDRVATTKDIEDNSTTIFEEKPNKHKTIDESLSTKTHSYLQDVNHSESCSEEGHVRDLESCPPEDVINSEPCPQENVNNSVSCTQDIKDYESCPQENVNNSVSCTQDIKDYDSCPQEDVKDSESCPQENAKDSELCTREDVKDSASCTQEKYIKDSELCPQVENLKDSESESVPGVSNTELQCETENAEANNDDVEEIQIKAPLGGANAPLKKKKKKRRGKKKGGSLEERNQPKDNKEAARTYQESIQPEAVSKDDGSGTECSSEGRSFKHIKESSTDQVTKDIDQQHTAEQVEHIEASYFEQPNKSKMDQVSGEWNNEQHWKVEKEPGMDQVVKETDWQNADQADFAQLEHNETSNIQNPKESMMDLMLNADERNNEQNLEADKVKIEENISLTLQLSQTQSHHSADKQCLKQTWESVKVEVPEFSGADVLVDFVSSNTSTSLDGVDVLDDMATIDIVKTAPLEPDDHSESKNHLSVTMDSTAQCPEAPSKPSSATDSNSDMLIGLSDKGVLEKTSTSQKDEQPEAERVERSFSSENPNDGSVEKPKLSESKKENELLDLVKSENSSNDLDKVGTLVETQAEHFMERQTLLYEDQMDAAASDMEVQTQSSPEDAGHYISPLIVQRLSNEQLSSAGNLEEHKNGQSDRKSLTVQPLQESTAETNNISQPYEQDNEEQIEEDEEGQSFDFDDINTDVAVEIQTIEHSQQEEVEVGVDVLSDDNSDVLVQSSTNIEIVQENSQGKPMDGEVCADVATADKNLDVVALVQVEASSEKSVEEQEEKMQPQKMDAMDEQSFVAKDRQPSKAGEFGVLENTSEDQFHPQAASLPVEEALNVVEQLHEDLSATQVGGNRVTPPSGKDEKRNSKKGKSKGKDDCKMT, from the exons GAGGACAGTGAGAGATACTCACGCCCCTCACAGGTGCACACG CTTTCAGATGACGATGAGCGCTTGTCAGTGGGAAGCCGAGGCAGTGTCAGG TCGGATCTTGATTCAGTTTATGGGGCAGGG GGCTCATCTTTGGTCCCGCATAAGAAgtccaagaaaaagaagaaacataAGCATAAAGATAAAGAT AGGAACGGCTATGATGATGAGTACGGTGTCGTGTCCAGCAGG AGTTCAAGACTGAGTGACGATAGCAGGGTCTCACGTTCATCCAGGGGAGACCTGTTG AGCGCCTTATATGAGGACAATCACTGCTCCGGGTCGCAGCGAGTCACTGGCTCTGGCTCCCAT TCTTTAGAATACAGTAGCTTCCACCGCTCCAACTCCAGAACCTCCAGCAGGGCCAATTCAGCCCGTGCCAGCCCAGTG GACAACTGTGGTTCTGTTGCCAGTTATTTAAGAAGCGCAGCCAGTAGCGGTGGCCTCCCCAGGGATCTGGACGATGTTACTATTCCTGATTTTTCTGAT GTAGATGACAAGGATTATCTTGAGAAA GGTTCCAGAGCAGCCTCTGCATTAACAGCAACAACTCTCACATCCCTCGGTGGATCTTCCTCACGGAGAGGAAGTGTAGACACTGCCATAACTGTGGATGCTGAGACTGCCGTGAGAGAAATAAAG GAAATTCATGAACTGAAGGATCAAATTCAAGATGTGGAATCCAAGTACACACAGAACCTAAAAGAAGCCAAG GATGCATTGACAGAGGTGGAAGAGAAGTATCGTAAGGCAATGGTATCCAACGCCCAGCTGGACAATGAGAAGAACAACCTCATGTACCAGGTGGATACGCTGAAGGACTCTCTGATGGAACTAGAGGAACTCCTGTCTGAGTCCCGGCGGGAGTATGAGGAGAAGGTCAAG GAATTTGATCGAGAGAAGCATGCCCACGGTGTGCTTCAGTTCCAGTTGGCAGCCATgaaagaaacactgaaacaaagtGAGGAGCTGCTAAAT GAGATCCGTCAGTTGCGTATGAAACAAGACGGTTTTACTAGAGAGATATCTGACCTACAAGAAACAGTGGAGTGGAAGGATAAGAAAATTGGG GCTTTAGAGCGACAGAAAGAATACACTGACGCAATCCGAATTGAGCGAGATGAGCTCAGAGAAGAGGTTGTGAAGCTGAAAGATATTCTAAAG AAACATGGAATAGTACTGGGACCTGATATGAGCATCAACGGCAGTGCTGGTGAGACAGAAACAGAAGTCAGCACCAGTGGAGACTCTGCTCCCCAACCGGCTCAGGATTCGTCCACTTTCCCAGCAGAGGGGAACAGCATGCTCG GAAGCTCAGTGGAGACTCAGTTGAGAAGTAGTGGAAAGGAAGAGGTGGATCAAGAGCAGCATCAAGACGTGTTTGAGGAAGCCCAGACCAGTCATTTCAGCTCTGATAGGCTCTCTAATACTGTTCACGCATCTTTAGTAGAATCCTGTAGCACACAACAGTCCACAGAAGAACAGAAAATGCCACTCAAAGACGTCAATGGTGGCAAAAGTCTGGAATGGCAGGCTGAAGCTGATGAACTTGCAGTCACAAAAGACTGTGATGAACTAGTTCTCAGCTCTGAGTTCGAAGAAAACACAGATAATGGAAATGAGCCACAAGTCAACTCAGATTTAGAAGACAGAGTAGCAACAACCAAAGATATTGAAGACAACTCCACCACCATCTTTGAGGAgaagccaaacaaacacaaaaccatAGACGAAAGTCTTTcgacaaaaacacattcataTCTACAAGACGTCAACCATTCTGAATCATGTTCCGAAGAAGGACATGTAAGAGATTTAGAATCATGTCCCCCGGAAGATGTCATTAATTCAGAACCATGTCCCCAAGAAAATGTCAACAATTCAGTATCATGTACACAAGATATCAAAGATTATGAATCATGTCCCCAAGAAAATGTCAACAATTCAGTGTCATGTACACAAGATATCAAAGATTATGACTCATGTCCCCAAGAAGATGTCAAAGATTCAGAATCATGTCCCCAGGAAAATGCCAAAGATTCTGAATTATGTACACGAGAAGATGTCAAAGATTCAGCGTCATGTACCCAAGAGAAATATATAAAAGATTCTGAATTGTGTCCCCAGGTAGAAAATCTCAAAGACTCAGAGTCTGAGTCTGTCCCAGGTGTATCAAATACTGAACTTCAATGTGAAACTGAAAATGCTGAGGCAAACAATGATGACGTtgaagaaatacaaataaaggctCCACTTGGAGGTGCTAATGCTCCtctgaaaaagaagaaaaagaagaggagaGGCAAAAAGAAAGGAGGGTCCCTTGAGGAAAGAAATCAACCAAAGGACAATAAGGAAGCTGCTAGAACATATCAAGAAAGCATCCAACCAGAAGCAGTTTCAAAGGATGATGGGTCAGGCACCGAATGTAGTAGTGAAGGtcgcagttttaaacacattaaAGAATCATCCACAGATCAGGTTACCAAAGACATCGATCAGCAACATACTGCTGAACAAGTGGAACATATTGAAGCCTCATATTTTGAACAACCAAATAAATCAAAGATGGATCAAGTTAGTGGTGAATGGAATAATGAACAGCATTGGAAAGTAGAGAAGGAACCAGGTATGGATCAAGTTGTGAAAGAGACAGACTGGCAAAATGCTGATCAAGCAGATTTCGCACAATTAGAACACAACGAAACCTCAAATATTCAAAACCCTAAAGAGTCAATGATGGATCTAATGTTGAATGCAGATGAACGAAATAATGAGCAGAATTTGGAAGCAGATAAAGTAAAGATAGAAGAAAACATTTCTCTCACTTTGCAACTCAGTCAGACACAAAGTCACCACAGTGCAGACAAACAGTGCTTGAAACAAACTTGGGAATCTGTGAAAGTAGAGGTTCCAGAGTTCAGTGGAGCGGATGTTCTTGTTGACTTTGTTAGTAGCAACACCTCCACAAGCCTTGACGGAGTTGACGTTTTAGATGACATGGCAACTATAGATATTGTCAAAACTGCTCCTCTTGAGCCTGATGACCATTCTGAAAGTAAAAATCACTTGTCTGTGACTATGGACTCTACTGCCCAATGCCCAGAGGCACCATCTAAGCCGTCTTCTGCCACTGACTCCAACAGTGACATGCTCATTGGGTTGTCTGACAAAGGTGTGCTAGAGAAAACTTCTACAAGCCAAAAGGATGAACAGCCAGAAGCAGAACGCGTAGAAAGATCATTTTCCTCTGAAAATCCTAATGATGGGTCAGTCGAAAAACCAAAACTGTCTGAAAGTAAGAAGGAAAATGAATTGTTAGATTTAGTCAAGTCAGAGAACTCCTCAAATGACCTTGACAAAGTTGGGACCCTTGTGGAGACTCAGGCTGAACATTTTATGGAAAGGCAGACATTGCTGTATGAAGATCAGATGGATGCTGCTGCCTCAGACATGGAGGTGCAGACACAAAGTTCTCCAGAAGATGCAGGACATTACATAAGTCCCCTGATTGTGCAGCGGCTTAGCAATGAGCAATTATCCTCTGCAGGTAATCTTGAGGagcacaaaaatggccaaaGTGACCGAAAAAGTCTTACTGTGCAGCCACTGCAGGAATCCACAGCTGAGACCAATAACATAAGTCAACCGTACGAGCAGGACAATGAGGAGCAAATCGAAGAAGATGAGGAAGGGCAGTCCTTTGATTTTGATGACATAAACACAGATGTAGCTGTAGAAATACAGACCATTGAACATTCACAGCAGGAGGAAGTTGAGGTGGGTGTTGATGTCCTGTCAGATGACAACAGTGATGTGTTGGTGCAGAGTTCAACAAATATTGAAATAGTACAAGAAAATTCCCAAGGGAAGCCAATGGATGGTGAGGTGTGTGCAGATGTAGCTACAGCAGACAAAAACTTGGATGTGGTGGCTTTGGTTCAAGTGGAAGCTTCATCTGAAAAAAGTGTGGAAGAGCAGGAGGAAAAGATGCAGccacagaagatggatgcaaTGGATGAGCAAAGCTTTGTTGCAAAAGACAGACAACCTTCCAAAGCTGGGGAGTTTGGTGTTCTAGAAAACACAAGTGAAGACCAATTCCACCCTCAGGCAGCATCTTTACCAGTAGAAGAAGCGTTAAATGTTGTTGAACAACTGCATGAAGATTTAAGTGCAACCCAAGTGGGCGGCAACAGAGTGACACCTCCCTCCGGAAAAGATGAGAAGAGAAATAGCAAGAAAGGCAAAAGCAAGGGCAAAGATGACTGCAAGATGACTTAG